The following proteins are encoded in a genomic region of Triticum dicoccoides isolate Atlit2015 ecotype Zavitan chromosome 1B, WEW_v2.0, whole genome shotgun sequence:
- the LOC119304487 gene encoding uncharacterized protein LOC119304487, translated as MHAATSAGSMASIELGRAGAGAGAGAGASGSGNGIGIGRGGPAGTTSKKRLVMIIADPGRESTAAMDWALSHAVVEGDDILLLHVNMPPSGAPGGAAPARTGSVGSSSSSQLAVFLGGGGSADGEFMETMRAACKARYPRARVHAERVEPATEGREAKAQTILAESQRRGVELLVIGHHRFSAFLRLRSASGTSRPRHDSTAEFLIEHSKCLCVSVQKKGKNAGYLLNTKTHKNYWLLA; from the exons ATGCATGCGGCGACGTCGGCCGGCAGCATGGCCTCGAtcgagctcgggcgcgccggcgctggCGCCGGCGCTGGCGCCGGCGCTAGTGGCAGCGGGAACGGCATCGGCATCGGCCGCGGCGGGCCCGCCGGGACGACGTCTAAGAAGCGGCTCGTGATGATCATCGCTGACCCGGGCCGCGAGTCCACGGCGGCGATGGACTGGGCACTCTCCCACGCCGTCGTCGAGGGTGACGACATCCTGCTTCTCCACGTCAACATGCCGCCGAGCGGCGCCCCCGGCGGCGCGGCCCCTGCGCGAACCGGCTCcgtcggcagcagcagcagctcccaGCTGGCCGTGTTCCTCGGTGGCGGGGGCTCCGCGGACGGGGAGTTCATGGAGACGATGCGCGCCGCGTGCAAGGCGCGATACCCGCGCGCTAGGGTCCACGCGGAGCGCGTCGAGCCGGCAACCGAGGGCCGCGAGGCCAAGGCCCAGACCATCCTCGCCGAGTCCCAACGCCGCGGCGTCGAGCTCCTCGTCATCGGTCACCACCGCTTCTCCGCCTTCCTCAG GTTGCGGAGCGCGAGCGGGACGAGCCGGCCGAGACACGACAGCACGGCGGAGTTCTTGATTGAGCACAGCAAGTGCCTGTGCGTGAGCGTTCAGAAGAAGGGCAAGAACGCCGGCTACCTGCTCAACACAAAGACCCACAAGAACTACTGGCTCCTCGCATGA